The Atribacter laminatus genome contains the following window.
TGGAGAATATACTGCCCCTCCTGCACAAGGACCAGCTATTATTGCTATTTGGGGAACAATGCCCGAATTTAAAGTATTCCTATAGAATATTTGACCGTAACCGGATAGGGAGTCAATACCCTCTTGGATCCGAGCTCCTCCTGAATCATTAATTGCAATAATAGGGGCTCCGACTTTCAATGCCATGTCCATAATTTTACATATTTTTTGTGCATGCATTTCGCCTAAAGATCCACCCATAACGGTAAAATCCTGGGAGTATATAAATACCGGCCTTCCATCGATAGTTCCATAACCAGTTACAACGCCATCAGCTGGTGGCTTTTTTTCATCCATACCAAAACGGGTTGAACGGTGCTCGATAAAAAGATCGGTTTCTTCAAAACTATTTTCGTCAAGTAAAAGAAAAATCCTTTCTCGGGAAGTTAGTTTTCCACTTTTGTGCTGCTTATCAATTGCAGATTTCCCTCCACCCAGAAGAATCTTTTCTTTTTTATTTTCTAGAGAGGTAATGAGTTCTTCCATTTTTTTTCTGGACATAAATTTGACCCTACCAGTTTTTTAAATAATTCAGTAATTTTATAACCAATCCCATTTTTATTTTTAGAAATGAATCAGCTTCATTTTCGAGAAGAAGCAATTCTTACTTTCTCAGACCGCGATGGCTTTTTAACCTTCGTTATCTGTTTCACAACAACATCTCCGTTTTTAACCAAAGTGATTTGATCGATGTCGATATTCACTTCGATCAGTTCAACCCCACTGAGATGTTCTACTTTCTCCTTTAAATACCTCTGTATAAAAGCACAGATTTGGACTAATTGAGAATAATTTTTAAAAACACAACCTATCCTAACATTAACATGAGACTCAACTTTATGTAACAAAATATCATTAATTTTTTCAATCCAGGGGAGGTTGGTTAAAAGAACTAAAATGATGGATCGTAAAGCACTTTCTGAAACAATCAACTTACCTAAATAACTGAAAGGTGGCCGAACCACTGTCTTTTCTTTTGAAGAATAAAACCAACCCCAAACTTTCACTGGAATAGTATCAACAATATTTCCCCACAAATTTCTCTTAAGTTCAACCAAAGGAACAGGAATGGTATGTTTCCCTTCTCCAATCCGAGCTTGAAGGGCATTTTCTATTTCTTCAGGACTGGCTATGTCTTCAATCATTACAACTTCAGATGGATTAGGAAGCTGCAAACGCTCACATATTTTTTCCACCATAGCCAGAGAAATACCTAAAACCATTATTTTAGGGGGATGAATTTCTTTTAGGGCGTCAATAATTTGTTGCCGATGATCAGTAAAATAAAAAACCGCAATTTTTGCTGCTTTAATTTTACTTACCTCTGCTTTGGAGGATTTTCCAGCGATAATGCTCCCCTGAGAAATTAATAATCCATCGTCAATAATGCAGTCAATCCCATATCTCTGAGCGATATGAGGAGCTCGATAGCTTTTACCTGTTCCGGTTGGACCTACCAAAGCGTAAACTTTCATGATATTTACACCTAAACCTGTCCTTGCCAATCCATTCGAAGATAAGCATCGATAAAATCATCAATTTCTCCATCCATAACTCTTTGAACATTACCAACTTCATAGTTAGTCCGATGGTCTTTAATCATACTATAGGGCTGGAAGACATAACTCCGAATTTGATTCCCCCAAGCTATTTCCTTTTGCTCGCCCTTCATTTCCAAAATTTTCTCGTCATGCTCTTTTTTCATGAGTTCATAAAGTCTAGCTCGTAAAATCCTCATCGCAACCGCTTTATTTTGATGCTGTGATCGTTCATTCTGGCATTGAACAATCAAACCACTGGGAAGATGAACTATTCTCACCGCCGAATCGGTTGTATTCACATGCTGCCCACCACGACCTCCAGCTCGGAAAGTCTCAATTCTTAAATCCTGTGGGTTAATTTCGATGTCAATTTCTTCACTTACCTCGGGAATAACATCCACCAAGGCAAAAGTTGTATGACGCCTTCGGTTGGCATCAAAGGGAGAAATCCTCACCAGCCGATGGATCCCACTTTCTGATTTAAGGTAACCGTAAGCATATTGGCCCTGCACTAAAAAAGTAATGTGTTTTAAGCCAACCTCTTCTCCCTCTAAAACATCGGTCACGTTTACATCAAATTTTTTTCTTTCACAGAAACGACTGTACATTCGAAACAACATCTGAACCCAATCTTGAGATTCGGTTCCGCCAGCTCCCGAATGAATAGTTATAATCGAATTGCTTTGGTCTTCTTGATTTCGGAACAATAATCGGATATCCAGATCTTCAACTTTTTCCGAAAGGTCATGGATATCTTTTTCAAGATCGGAATACTCCTCATCATCAGGAGTGAGAATCTCTTGGAGCTCAACTGTCTGCTGATATTCATTTTTCAAGCTTTCGTATTCCTCTATTATACTTTTATATTTTTTATAATCTTGTAATTCCCTTTCGTTTTGGGTGTTACTCCAAAAATCAGGGGAAGTCATTTTTTTCTCAATTTGTTTAACTTTTAATTGTATTTGTTCTTCTTCAAAGATATTCTCCTATTTCGTTAAGCTTGTGTCGAATAGTACTGAATTCAACAGAAATGTCAATCGCCATTATCTAAAACCTCCTAAAAAATTATCGAATCTTAATTTTTCTTTTAGGGAAAAAATCCTTCTTTAATTCCCTTTTAGTAAATATAAACCAAATAAGACTTTTTGTCTTCTGATTCCTGTTTGCTTTCCAACCATCACTCCATTTACAAGACAGAATAAGCAAAAATTGTTTCAAAATATTCTTGAACAACCAAGTTTATTTTCCACAGCAGTACTTATACTTTTTTCCACTCCCACAAGGGCAGGGATCATTGCGACCAATTTTTCCCTTTTTTGTAACTTCTGTTTTCCGGTTTTCCGAAGATGGAGCCTGATTAGTCCGAACCGTTGAAGGTTGAACCGGACGATGGGAAGCAGCTGGTTTCCCTCCTTCAGGTACCAGTCGAATCCGTAAAAGATATTTGACAATATCCTCTCGGATCTGCGCAATCATATCATGAAACATATCAAAAGCTTCGATTTGATATTCAACAAATGGGTCTTTTTGACCAACCGCTCGAAGCCCAATACCCTCCCGAAGATGGTCCATATTATGTAA
Protein-coding sequences here:
- the prfB gene encoding peptide chain release factor 2 (programmed frameshift); translation: MAIDISVEFSTIRHKLNEIGEYLEEEQIQLKVKQIEKKMTSPDFWSNTQNERELQDYKKYKSIIEEYESLKNEYQQTVELQEILTPDDEEYSDLEKDIHDLSEKVEDLDIRLLFRNQEDQSNSIITIHSGAGGTESQDWVQMLFRMYSRFCERKKFDVNVTDVLEGEEVGLKHITFLVQGQYAYGYLKSESGIHRLVRISPFDANRRRHTTFALVDVIPEVSEEIDIEINPQDLRIETFRAGGRGGQHVNTTDSAVRIVHLPSGLIVQCQNERSQHQNKAVAMRILRARLYELMKKEHDEKILEMKGEQKEIAWGNQIRSYVFQPYSMIKDHRTNYEVGNVQRVMDGEIDDFIDAYLRMDWQGQV